The DNA segment CGGGCCGATCTGTCGGGCGAAGCGATCCGTTTGGGGCGCCTGCTGGTCGATCTCCTGCCCGAGCCCGAGGCGGTCGGGCTGCTGGCGCTGATGCTTCTTCAGGAATCGAGGCGCGTCGCACGAACCTCGCCGACGGGCGACCTCATTCTGTTAGAGGACCAGGATCGATCGAAGTGGAATCACGACCAGATCAAGGAGGGAGTGGCGACGGTGGAACGCGCCTTGTCCTCGCGCCGCTTGGGCCCCTATACGCTCCAGGCCGCGATCGCGGCGGTGCATGCCGAGGCGGCCGCTCCCGCGGCTACCGATTGGGCCCGGATTGTCGCTCTTTACGACCTGCTGGCGCAAATCGAACCCTCGCCCGTGGTCGAATTGAACCGGGCCGTGGCGGTCGCGATGAGAGACGGTCCTTCGGCGGGTCTTTCCCTCATCGATGCCATCCTCGCGCGCGGTGACCTGGCCCAATACCACCTCGCGCACTCCGCGCGTGCGGATCTCTGCCGGCGACTGGGAAGGACGGCGGAGGCCCGGGTCTCCTACGAACGGGCGCTCGGATTGACTCGGCAGGAGCCGGAGCGGCGGTTTCTCAATAGACGGCTGGATGAGCTAAAAAAATAATCGGTCGGTTGTCGATTTCGGGCATTGCCGAACGACAATAGGGTGTATACGATAACCATTCACGAGGCTCGTGGATGTCCCCCCTGGCGAGCGGGAGCGAGCGAGAGGGGGAGGACTTCGGCGAGCTCAGTCGAGCTGCTCCATCCGGCCATGCCGGTGGAGGGGGCGACGCGAGCCCCAAAAAATAGGAGGCACCCATGAAATACATCTGCCTTGGATACATGGATCCGAAGAAGTGGGAGGGGATGTCCGAAAGCGAGGTGAATGCTTTCGTCGACGGCTGTTTCGAGTACGACGACGTGCTTCGGAAGAACGGTCACTTTGCGGGCGGCGAAGCGCTTCAGCCCCCTCAAAACGCCACGACCTTAAGGTTCCAGAACGGAAAAGTGACCGTCACCGACGGCCCCTACGCGGAAACGAAGGAGCAGTTGGGCGGGATTTTGATTCTCGAAGCCAAGGACCTGAACCACGCCATCCAATTGATGTCGAAGCACCCGGGTGTGCGGGGAGGTCCCTTTGAAATTCGCCCGGCCGCGGATTTGACCGAGATGATCCGCGACAGCGAGAAGCGGCGGTCGAAGAAGGAGGGATGAAATTCGTTGACTAATCGAAGCAAAAGGAGATAGGAAAATGAGATTCATGGCGATTGTCAAGTCTGCCGAAAATGGGCGCGCGCCCGCCGAAGGTTTTACGGAAGCCATGGCGAAGTTCCGCGAAGAAAGCATCAAAGAAGGCGTCTTGATCGATGGAAGCCGGCTCTTGCCGAGCGAGGCGGGCGCGCGCCTCCGGCTGGCCTCCGGGAAGCTGACCGTGACCGACGGGCCGTTTATCGAGAGCAAAGAGGTGGTCGGGGGCTACGGGGTGTACGAGTTCAAGTCGAAACGGGACGCCATCTACCTGATGACGCGCTTCATGCATTTGCTCGCGGAGCACTGGCCGGGCTGGGAGGGGGAGACCGAGATTCGCCAGCTCTCCGATGAACGCTGCACCGACAGAAAGGAGACATGACCATGCAAGTCCAACCCTATTTATTCTTCGACGGCCGCTGCGAGGAGGCGGTCGAGTTCTACAGGAAAGCGCTCGGCGCCGAGGTGACGATGCTGATGCGCTACCAAGACAGCCCGGAGCCCCCTCAGCCGGGCATGGTGCCGCCCGGTTCCGATAACAAAGTGCTGCACGCGAGCCTTCGCATCGGCGAGACCACGGTGCTGGCTTCCGACGGTCATTGTCTGGGGAAACCAAATTTCGAGGGTTTCTCGCTGTCCCTTACGGTGCCGAATGAGGGGGAAGCCGACCGGTGCTTTTCGGCGCTCGCCGATGGGGGGCAGGTGCGGATGCCGTTATCGAAGACCTTCTTCTCGCCGCGCTTCGGCATGGTCGCCGACCGCTTCGGTGTGGGATGGATGGTCTACGTGGCGCCTTGAACCCCGTCACAACGATGATCAACCAACAGGAGGTGTTACAATGCGATTCGTTATGTTCATGATTCCGAAGGTCTACCAACCCGACACCCCGGCGGCCGAAAGGGCGGGGGAAGGGTTCACCCCGCCCGCGGATGCGGTCGAAAAGATGATGAAGTATAATGAGGAGCTGACAAAGACCGGGGCGCTCATCGCGCTCGACGGGCTTCACCCGAGCTCGAAGGGCGCCCGCGTCGCCTTCAGGGGGGGAAAACCCACCGTGACGGACGGGCCTTATATCGAGGGGAAGGAAGTGATCGGCGGCTATTGGATGATCCAGGCGAAATCGAAAGAAGAGGCGGTTAATTGGGCCCGCCGGGTCCCCGCGGCGGACGGCGACGTGATCGAGATCCGCCAGGTGTTCGAGATGTCGGATTTTCCTCCCGACGTCAAGAAAGCCGCGGACAGCCCGGCCGTCCGGGCGCAGATCGAGAAACAGAAGCATCCATGAGAAGGACAGAGGCCGGAGGCCCCCATGCAGAAAATCACCCCGTGTCTGTGGTTTGACAACCGGGCCGAAGAAGCCGTAAAGTTCTATATCTCAATTTTTAAGAATTCAAAGATCCTGAAAATAACCCGCTATGGAGAATCGGGTGCGAAGGTCTCCGGACAACCGAAGGGAACGGTCATGACCGTATCCTTTCGGCTCGAGGGGCAAAACGTTCTCGCGTTAAACGGCGGCCCGATTTTTAAATTTACGGAGGCGGTATCATTCATCGTGAACTGCAAAACACAGCGAGAGATCGATCGGTATTGGGAGAAGCTCTCCGAGGGCGGAAAGCCCGGGCCATGCGGATGGCTCAAAGACAAGTACGGCCTATCCTGGCAGATCGTCCCCGCCGGGTTGGGCGAGCTGATGCAGGCCAAGGACCCGAAGAAATCGGAACGGGTCATGAAAGAGTTGCTTCAGATGACCAAACTCGAGATGAAGAAGTTGAAGCAGGCCTTTGATCAAACATGGCAAGATAAGGGGATGGGCCGCCCCGATTAGAAAGGAGAATTCATCATGAGCAAAGTGCGGGTTCTGGTCGGCACGCGCAAGGGCGCCTTCATCCTGACATCGGACGGCAAGCGCGAGAAGTGGGAGGTCAACGGTCCTCATTTCGGGGGCTGGGAGATCTATCATGCCAAGGGTTCGCCCGCCGACCCGGACCGCTTATACGTGTCGCAGACCAGCAGTTGGTTCGGACAGATCATTCAACGTTCGGACGACGGCGGCCGGACCTGGTTCCAACCCGGCACAAAACCGGGCGAGCCGACGAAGTCCCCGGACGGGATGCCGATGGGCGAAAGCAACAAGTTCCTCTACGATGTTTCCCCCGGGACCGGCAAACCCCTCACCACGCACCAGTGGTACGACGGCACGCCCCACCCCTGGGAGTTCAAGCGCGTCTGGCATCTCGAGCCGTCGCTGACCGACCCGGACACCGTCTACGCCGGCGTCGAGGACGCGGCGCTCTTCCGCACCACCGACGGCGGCCGGACCTGGCAGGAGCTCGCGGGCTTGCGCGGCCACGGCACGGGCCCCCAATGGATGCCCGGCGCCGGCGGCATGGGACTGCACACGATCCTTCTCGACGAGACAAATCGCGATCGAATGTACATCGCCATCTCGGCGGCCGGGGTGTTCCGGACCGACGACGCCGGCCAGAGTTGGCGGCCCGTCAATCGCGGACTGGTTTCCCAATTCATTCCCGACCCCAACGCCGAGGTGGGCCACTGCGTCCACCACGTCGCGATGCACCGGTCGCGCCCGGAGGTGCTTTTCATGCAGAAACACTGGGACGTCATGCGCAGCGACGACGGCGGCGAATCGTGGCGGGAGATCAGCGGAAACCTGCCGAGCGATTTCGGGTTCGTGATCGACGTCCACGCCCACGAGCCTGAGACGATTTACGTCGTCCCGATCAAGAGCGACTCGGAACACTACCCGCCCGACGGAAAACTCCGGGTCTACCGCAGCCGCGCGGGCGGGAACGAGTGGGAGGCGCTGACCAAGGGTCTCCCGCAGAAGGACTGTTACGTCGACATCCTTCGCGATGCGATGGCGGTGGACTCGCTCGACAAGTGCGGCGTCTATTTCGGCACCACCGGCGGGCAGGTATACGCCTCGGCCGACGCCGGCGACACATGGTCGCCCATCGTCCGGGATCTCCCGGCCGTGCTATCGGTGGAGGCCCAGGTTCTCCCGTGATACGAGTGGTGATTCCGTATCATTTGCGGACC comes from the Nitrospiria bacterium genome and includes:
- a CDS encoding YciI family protein; translated protein: MRFMAIVKSAENGRAPAEGFTEAMAKFREESIKEGVLIDGSRLLPSEAGARLRLASGKLTVTDGPFIESKEVVGGYGVYEFKSKRDAIYLMTRFMHLLAEHWPGWEGETEIRQLSDERCTDRKET
- a CDS encoding YciI family protein — translated: MRFVMFMIPKVYQPDTPAAERAGEGFTPPADAVEKMMKYNEELTKTGALIALDGLHPSSKGARVAFRGGKPTVTDGPYIEGKEVIGGYWMIQAKSKEEAVNWARRVPAADGDVIEIRQVFEMSDFPPDVKKAADSPAVRAQIEKQKHP
- a CDS encoding exo-alpha-sialidase, translated to MSKVRVLVGTRKGAFILTSDGKREKWEVNGPHFGGWEIYHAKGSPADPDRLYVSQTSSWFGQIIQRSDDGGRTWFQPGTKPGEPTKSPDGMPMGESNKFLYDVSPGTGKPLTTHQWYDGTPHPWEFKRVWHLEPSLTDPDTVYAGVEDAALFRTTDGGRTWQELAGLRGHGTGPQWMPGAGGMGLHTILLDETNRDRMYIAISAAGVFRTDDAGQSWRPVNRGLVSQFIPDPNAEVGHCVHHVAMHRSRPEVLFMQKHWDVMRSDDGGESWREISGNLPSDFGFVIDVHAHEPETIYVVPIKSDSEHYPPDGKLRVYRSRAGGNEWEALTKGLPQKDCYVDILRDAMAVDSLDKCGVYFGTTGGQVYASADAGDTWSPIVRDLPAVLSVEAQVLP
- a CDS encoding YciI family protein, whose amino-acid sequence is MKYICLGYMDPKKWEGMSESEVNAFVDGCFEYDDVLRKNGHFAGGEALQPPQNATTLRFQNGKVTVTDGPYAETKEQLGGILILEAKDLNHAIQLMSKHPGVRGGPFEIRPAADLTEMIRDSEKRRSKKEG
- a CDS encoding VOC family protein, which codes for MQKITPCLWFDNRAEEAVKFYISIFKNSKILKITRYGESGAKVSGQPKGTVMTVSFRLEGQNVLALNGGPIFKFTEAVSFIVNCKTQREIDRYWEKLSEGGKPGPCGWLKDKYGLSWQIVPAGLGELMQAKDPKKSERVMKELLQMTKLEMKKLKQAFDQTWQDKGMGRPD
- a CDS encoding VOC family protein, translating into MQVQPYLFFDGRCEEAVEFYRKALGAEVTMLMRYQDSPEPPQPGMVPPGSDNKVLHASLRIGETTVLASDGHCLGKPNFEGFSLSLTVPNEGEADRCFSALADGGQVRMPLSKTFFSPRFGMVADRFGVGWMVYVAP